In Hemiscyllium ocellatum isolate sHemOce1 chromosome 2, sHemOce1.pat.X.cur, whole genome shotgun sequence, the genomic stretch ttaaaaaaaacacttctctTTTTCTCATATCTCCTGCAGGTGTTCTAGTGGTAAATGTGACTTGGCGAAATAAAACATATGTTGGGACACTTCTGGACTGCACTAAGCATGACTGGGCACCTCCAAGGTAAGCCTGCTTTCAAGGTATTTGAAATCCTTGGAAATTGGAGAAGGATTTTAGACATAACCTGAAATTGTCCCAACTTTGAAGaaggttaaaaatcgcacaacaccaggttatagtccaacagatttatttggatgcctgttagactgtaacctggtgttgtgcaatttttaactttgtccaccccagtccaacatcagctcctccaaatcacaaCTTTGAAGAGTTTTACTAGTACTAATGCGGTTGTTTAATCAAATTGTTCAGAAATTAACCTAGGCCTTCTTCCCCAATTGTTTCTAATATCCTATATGGAGAAAGCGTATCCCTTGTTCCTAGTTGCTGGTAACTTTTAAGTCGTCAATAGAGCATGGTACCAAGCGTGTGGGGCATCATAGTAGTGGGCcacaaggttcaagtcccacctcggCAGTAAGTGTCTCACAACACTTccgaacagattgattaaaactTCATACCGAATATGTATTCGAGAGATAaaagagaccattcaacccatctagCTTGTTCTTACATGGAAAACTGTTAGAGGTTGAATAAACAGCTAGTGAAAAATAGGGCATTGGTGTCTGATCTTTTAAATAAAACCCTTTAAgtgaatacagggacacacaTTTCACATCGTGCCCATTTCATATATTAAAAACACAGGAGTGTTTCCAATTAATGTCTCTCACTTGAATACAATTAACACTCAGTTGATATTCAATTAACACCTAAACCACCCTATCACTCTGATTTAATGGATTTTTGAATGATGCACGGGTTTTGACCTTACTGCCCTACTTGGAAGGTCTTTGGACTGAGAAGTGCTTCCTGACCTCAATTTTGAATTTGCATTTCCCTCGTTTGTACCTTTGTTTCCCTGTTCTGCAATTTTGATTTTCACTTTCAATTGTGTTCATTGCTTACCTTTTTCATCAATTTGGAAATGTAAATAACCTGTATTTTTCAACTGAATGTTGAATTCAAGCTTTTCTAAATTGCCTACATACTTTATCCTCTGGGATTAGCTTTGTGATTCTTCTGTTAATGACAAACCTGGGTGCCATATTCAAGGCACAGTCTGACCATAATAAAGTCAAAGTTTAGCATAACAGCCTCAGAATTATAACTCTACTAATTTTAGACATATTGCTAAACATTTTATTTGTATTGTTATTTGTCTGTAATTAATCCAAGGtttctttccttcttttccttgTCTGGTTCAGCTCCATTAATTCAGTATGTGTGGCTGCCATTTATTAAGCAATAATGTTTCTATATTAAGGCAGTCCCAGTGTTGAAATTAGCCAGACTCATTCAATGTAAGAACCTAACAGACAAAAGTGGGACCATTCGTCTTTTTACCCAAAATTGACTTTGTACGTGATTCCCGGATTAAAAGAGCTAGCCTGTACCCCACGACTATTCAGTCTTCCTATTAGGATTTGATAGAAATTGATGAGTCTTCAGGGAGCcctctttatttaaaaaaagtgtaTTATTGCAAACATCTTCTTTTTACCATTCATTTGCAATCTAATATAAAATCATTATCCGAAAACATATGGGGCACCTTGCTGGCATTTCTCTTCTGAACTTCTAAATTTTAACATCCTGGAAGTTACCAGAGACTGACCTGAATCAGTCATGAAACCAGTGTGACTACACGACTGTGTCAAAGGGTGGACATTCTGtgttgagtaactcaccttctgactccccagagcctgtacaccatctacaaggcagcacttcgatggaatactccccaacttacctggatgaatgcagttgcaacaacactcaaagcaggacaaagcagccctctgGACTGGCACCGTGTTTAACACCTTTAACATTTGCTCCCACTACCAGTgatgcacagcagcagcagcgtctaccatctacaaattgcactgccacaaggctccttaggcagcacttctaaacccatgacctctaacACCTAGCAAGACATAGGCAACATATACATGCGAACACCATCACTTGCAATttctcctccaaaccacacactatCCTTATATGGAACTGTATCACAGTTCCTTCATAGTTAgtagatcaaaatcctgaaacccactcgctaacagcactgtgagtatgctgacaccacatggactgcagcggctcaagaaggcagttcaccaccatcctctcagAGGATATTAGGAACAGCTGCTCAGGTCAGCACCAccctcaccctgtgaatgaatgaaaaggaaGTTGTGTTAACGGTCACTTTTCTGTTTCTTATTGGCCCTCATTTACTTTTGACTGAGCTACAAACGTTCACGATTCTGGCTAATACTAACCTGAAGTGTACTTTATGTTCCACAGGTTTTGTGAATCGCCCACGAGTGACTTTGAAATGCGAGCCAGCCGAGGCCGAGGGAAAAGGGCGCGGTCTGTGGCAAGCGCTCCAATGAATGAAGCCAGTTTTACGGAGTCCAGGGGCATGCAAAGCAAGAACCGAGGCGGGGCGAATGGGAAAGGTCGGCGAGGGAGTCTTAACACGAGCGGACGTAGGACACCCCCCAACTGCACCATGGAGGATGTGAAAACCAGCCCTTCCCCCATTACCAAAAGGAAGAACAAGCCGCCCATGGAGTTGGACCTGAACTCCAGCTCCGAGGATACCAAGTCCGGGAAGAGGGTCCGTACAAATTCGAGAAGCACTCCAACCACCCCACAGGGGAAGCCCGAGACTACTTTTGTGGATCAAGGTTGCTCTTCTCCAGTATTAATTGACTGTCCCCATCCAAACTGTAGTAAGAAGTACAAGCACATCAATGGTTTGCGATACCACCAGGCTCATGCACATTTAGATCCTGAGAATAAATTGGAATTTGAGCCGGACATTGAAGACAAAATGTCAGACTGTGAAGAAGCTTTGAGTAACGTGGCAATTGGCGTTGAATCTGCTGAGCCAGGAAGTGGCAGCTTGCTTTCTGGCAGTGGATTGAGTTATGATCCAATGAAAGCTCCTCCATCACCTATCACTAGCACCCCAGGGACACCAAAGGGCCGTAAAGACTTGGCTAACGCAGCCCAGAGCCCAATAGTCAACTCTAAATCTGGGAAGAATGCTAGTAAAAGGAAAGGACTGCATAACGACCTGAATAATCTTCCTGTGATTTCCAACATGACTGCAGCTTTGGAAAGCTGCTCAGTTCCTGATGGTGGGTCTGCTTCAGAAATGCCCAAACTTGAAGTGGAAGGGGTTATAGATAAGAAAAATATGGGTGACAAAGAAAAAGGGAAAAAGAGCAACAATGGCAAAGTGGATAAAACGTTATCAAAGCCTAAAACAACAAGGCCAATTGCTCCGGCCCCTCCCCCACCGCAGCTGATTGCTATTCCCACAGCAACATTCACAACCACCACTGCAGGAACAATACCAGGGCTACCCTCTCTGACTACAACAGTTGTCCAGGCAACACCAAAGAGTCCACCGCTGAAACCTATTCAACCAAAGCCTACAATTATGGGAGAACCTAGCGTGGTAAACCCAGCTCTGTCCTCCCTCAAGGATAAAAAGAAGAAAGAGAAGCGAAAGCTGAAAGACAAAGAAGGTAAAGAGACAGTCAGCCCCAAGATGGACTCGAAGCtcgggaaacctgaggatttaaAGGCTTCTGCAAAAGAGCTGACTGCACATTTTTTAAAAGAGCATCTCAATAAAAATGAAGTGCTTGTGAATGGTTTATGTGACTCTCAGGAGAGCAGAATGGCCAGCATAAAAGCCGAGGCTGATAAGGTTTACACATTCACAGACAATGCCCCCAGCCCTTCTATTGGGAGTGCCTGTAGGCTGGAATGCAGCAGTCTGGTTAATGGACAATCTCCCATGACACCATTGCATGTTTTAACACAAAATGGTGGTGATGGGACCGCTACCAAAACAAACAGCCCGGCTTACTCGGATATTTCTGATGCTGCTGATGATGGTGGCTCTGACAGCAGGTCAGAGGGCGCAAGGTCAAAGACTAATTCTCCTGCAGATACAATTTCCTCCAAGGAGACAATTGTAAAAACtcattcctcagcctcttctCAGCCAGCACAAAGTAAAGAGACTCATTCACCTTTTTACCATGGTTACGAGCCTTACTATTCTCCTAATTACATGCACCCTAGTCAGGTCAGTAATGCCACGACTGGAAATCCGTCTTCAGTCCAGAACATCAAAGTGAAAAAAGAGGCAGATGAAGATGCTGAGAAAAAGGAGAAGGTGGAGGTTTTGGATGTTAAAAAAAGTGACACAAGTGCAGTAAATGTCCAGGCTCAGCACCAATCTGTTATTACacaaagacatccagcacttgctcagtCACTGTATTATGGACAATATGCATATGGCTTATGTTACGTTGACCAGAAATCAATAATGACAAACCCTTCTTACAGGCAACAATATGAAAAATTTTATGAGGAGCAACGGTTTGCAGAGCAGAAACTGCAGCAGTTGAGTAGAGATAACGAAAGAAAAGGTGAAGGGCAGCAGAAGGATCTGGGAAAAGatgaattaaaacagaaaaatattCCAACCGCTACGATCTCAAAAGCCCCTTCTACCCCTGAGCCAAACAAAAGTAGCACAAAAGCTAAGGATCCCTTCTTGCTGTCAGATTCCTCAAAACCCGGAATCGCTAACAAAGCAGATGAGCTTGGGAAATCACACATTCAGCCtctgcagcagcaacaacaactgACAATGGACGGGTTTAAAGCCAAGCAAATGGAGAATCACCAGCTCATCAAGGAGGCGGTGGAAATGAAATCTGTGATGGATTCGATGAAGCAGACAGGAGTGGACCCCACCATCCGCTTTAAACAGGTAAACTTAAGTTTTAGTTGCTTGAAGTTGTGGTCGGGGTGAATAAAATTAAAGCAAGCTTTGTTTTAATCGGCACTTTATGAACAGGCACTCTCGATAAACCAGCCAAAATTATATACTTAACTACCAcaaagtttactgtattatcaCGATGCCTGAGTAGTCAGTTCGGGGTGAGAGTGAAAGGCTCTGTGCTGGAAAGTTTTACTTAAGTGACATATTCTGCAATTAAGTGATGTGTATATcccctgcattacatttctatttttTAATGTGtgattttacattgattatgttgACCACTTGACCAAATGGCACATCCCATAAGATGCTGGTTAATAAAAAAGGTTTGCCGTACATTTTACAATGTTTGTAAAATCTCTTCAATGTAGAATTGCTACACAACACATTACAGTACGTAAGTGAAAATAGATGAAGGAATTGATGCCACGTCACAATGCCTGGGTTAAAGGGTTCTAACAACAGTTTATAAATGTGGACTGTTATGTGAAGAGCTGGAGacatttaaggagggaattctgcAGTTTAGGATGAAGAAATCTGAAAGCTTTCTGAAAGAGAAGATGGGATGAAGGGAAGGAAATAAGATTACAATTTCAAATCCCATTCACTGAGTTCACTTTTGATCATAATGGAATTATTACCACTGGGACCACACTTGTCAGTGTCAGGAAAACCTCTTGTCCTGATTTCTGTGCTGCAGTCTCTGCTGAAAAACATCTTTTTGACTCGTGGCTGAAATGAGTTTGATGCTAGTCTCTGATGCTTCCCTGCTGTGGACTAAATTGTCAGCATTGAAAGCTGTtagtgtttgatgttttctttTGGAAAAGAATTCTGCCGTCTAAGTAAGGAAACCAGTTTCAGCTATGCAGAGAGCTTGTAAGTTAGTCTCTTGTAACTTAAATGACCCAAAGTACTGAATGAGAGATTCAAACTTCACAATGACAGAGAGATAAGTGACTTTGTAACCATGGTTGCTAGAAGTTGACAGAGATATCAATAAATTGAAATGGGCAGAggtgtggcaaatggatttcaaaatAAGCAAATGTGGGATTGTCCACACCCACTGGAAGGATTGAACAGAGAATGAAGAGCTAAAAACAGTTGAGGATCAAAGAAActttggggtccatgtacatagttcATTAAAATGTCGGAACATTTACAGAATGTAATCGTACAGGTTAATGAATGATGATCGATatatctagagagagagagatttagaaaAAATGGGGTGTTGGTTATGCCACAGCTTCACAGTGTTGCCTTAGACCAAACCTGAAATGCTGTGACACAGTCTTGTGTCTCTCCTCAGGGGAGGATTTAATGTAGTTTGTAGAAAgacccagctgcaaatgtgttgctggtcaaagcacagcaggccaggcagcatcccaggaacagagaactcgacgtttcgagcataagcccttcatcagggggcttatgctcgaaacgtcgagttctctgttcctgggatgctgcctggcctgctgtgctttgaccagcaacacatttgcagctgtgatctccagcatctgcagacctcattttttacttgtagaAAGACCCAGTCAGGCACTTAACAGAGGCCCTTCATGGCGATCAAAGATCGAGAATCAGAAGTCCTGCCCACTGAGATAATCTTCGGTGATCAGCAGCACACTGTGGGGAACTGGCTACTGCCAGTAATGCACTCACCCACAGTCAGTGAGGAACCAAAACTACAGGGGAGTGATGGCAGGAAGGGCATCACAGCATGGCAACTGAGGGGGATAGGGTTTTGCTGCAAAGATGGAGGGCTGGTTTTCAGCAATCTCTCTCTTCCCAATATTAGGTCCTTTGATCAGGCCTTTGAGTGTCTTTGAAGGATGAACCTGCTCCTGAATCTTCCACAGGTGTCTCCTATGATGAGACCCCTCCTGCTACTGGGTGACTACCAGTTGTAGTGAGGTGAGGCCTATAAGTGAGCACTATGAGAAGGTTAATTCATGATTTCACCAAGTGTTCAAGGTATTAAGGGGGAAAAAGAATGGGATAGATTGAAAGTATTTGCATTGGTTAGGAAGGTCTAGGATTGGTAGGTATCATGTAAAAGTTAGCCATATCTTTCAGGAGTGAACATATGACCGCAagcaataggagcaggaggaggctattcaacccCTGAAGCCTATCCCACATTCTATAAAATCATGGCTGGTATTCCCTGGGCTTCAACTCCTCAATATTTTGAAAATCTACCTACTTTCTTTTCTAATATTTTCAGTGATCTAACTTCAACACTGTCTATGGTAGAGAATTCTAGACATTCTCTACTTCTTGGCAAGGAAattcctttgcatgaaaagtaGCTAACGTTTCTACACAGATTTTCTTCTGAAAATACTAATTGCTAACTGATAAGTTTCTGTTATATTTAGTGATACGGATAAATGGGTATTTGGATTGAGGTTAGCCGTGATCtctttgaatggtagaacagactcaGTAAGATATACAGCCTGTTTTCCTCCACTGTATCCTAGAATCAGAATGCTGATTTGAgaatggcacaatggctcagtggttagtactactaggtcatagcaccaggaacccaggttcacttccacccttgggtgactgtctgtgtggagtttgcacattttcccgaTGTTTGTGtggtggattgtccgtgctaaattgcccatagtgttcagggatatataggtgaggtggattaggcataggaaatgcagaattacagggatggagtgggtctgggtggaatgctcttcagaaggttggtgtggacttgatgggctgtatggcctgtttccacactgtaggaattctattctatgaaatctTTGATAATTAACTTATTTGAATTATTAGTGTCAAGTAACTTTGTTCTATGTTTACAGCATTCCAGTTACACACTACCATTCAGTTTCTAGTGAAAATAACCTAGCTTAAATTGATGACTGATAGTGACTGAATCACCTTTTAGGTGTAAAAGGACAGGTCCAAATCTTTCAGTTGCACTTTTATGTAATGTGTTTCAAGATATCTGCAGAAAGTTTATAGCTTGTTCATATAAAATTGTGCCCAAAGGACCTTTTAGTATTGACTGAGCAGATGAGCTAGTTATTATGACTGTAATTGGATTCTCCTTGATTCTAATCTGCATAGAAGAAAGAAACATAATTGGAAAAATATTTCTTTGGTTCCATACTTCATAGAGAGCTTTAAGAAATCAGTTTTAAGTCCATCCCAGATAATTCCTATGAGGTGAGCAGAGTCCTTTATGCACAATGGATGAAGCTTGATTGCTATATATTTAGCAATGAATGTGAACATGGCATATTAGCAagacagttatatcaaaaggtcAGTTTAATATAGAAATGTGTATgactgtgtgcgtgagtgtgtaagGTAACTGCAGAGTTTTATTGCACGGATTTAATGAGGCGATGGAATGTGAAATCTCGATGACATGTTCTCTGATTATACACAGGAGCCAGATAGCCGACCATGGCCCCATTATGTTTACCAGCCAAAGTACATGGAACAGCAAAAAATGGACGATTttgagcgagagaaaaagcagaaAGAAGACAGTCCAATTAAGGCATCcagcaaagagggaaatggatctaaTATTCCTATGGGAGTAACTAACATAAAAGAGGAGCCAAAAGATGCCAAACGGGCTGAATCGCAGTCTCTCTCACTGGAGGAACATAAAAATAAAACTGATGATCGTAAGACTCCTGTCATTGCAAAGGAGTCTCGAGGAGCTCGTGTTGCTGTCTCATCACCAATGAATCAGCATCAATCTTACATTCAATACCTGCACGCTTATAATCCTTATTCACAAATGTATGATCCAGCCTACAGAGCAGTGTCTCCAGTGCTAATGCATAGCTACCCAGGTAGGTCATTCTACTATGTGCTTGCGGGTGcatgtgtctctctgtctgtcagtgtgtCATTTATACGTccgcatatgtgtgtgtgtgaagaatcAAAAGGTTATGGAAAGTTTTGGTTCATAATAGTTGAGGTCATAAGAGATtttgaaagtgaaaaaaaaacaatattagaGATAAAGAATAGAAAGAAAATCTCAGTAATTGCCAGGTGTAACTAGGAATAACATACCAAGAGGATCCTGTGCTGGCTCCCAGTCAGTACAATCATAGTGTACATGTGAACACATTAATTAGGACCAGAACTAGGCCATTTAGCCTCTCTAGCCTGCACTGCTCTTCAGTAAAtttgtggctgatctgactgtgacCACAtctcctctttttttttcctaTGTTTGACAACCTTTGACTCCCAGTACAGAGCTGGGCAGATCTCAGCCAGGTAAACGTAAAGGCTTTACAACAAGCCTTACTTTTCCTGGGCTTCCAAGAGGTAAACATAGTGATGACTAATGCTATTGGATTCTGATTCCCAAAGTCTGCAGATTGGCACTGTGCTTCAGTGCATGCACTTTGAACGACCAGCTGATGTTTGCTGTCCAGGCTCTTTCGGTGGCCATTTG encodes the following:
- the znf608 gene encoding zinc finger protein 608 isoform X2, whose protein sequence is MSVNSSIATSKGVDSNAVDTYDSGDDWEIGVGNLIIDLDADLEKDRQKLEMNNSSSSSGGIAAPGSGSSSSSSKDCGASVTAASALSESLKFTSSSVQPPPGNPHKETGKSKVKRSKTSKDANKSLSSAALYGIPEISSAGKRQEVQGRPGEVSGMNSALGQTVSSSSSNSSSGSAGCNNNNNNINNNTALGNCTKNKEEKAGKGTGRGGSKRDKEAARSRKDGNKQEVGVHPGQHPMSAPVTPAAHLFNFGAKSGGSSLQCCGEPPARIQDIKTTLESGILSNPVVLKKDDEEHDEESVRPIKKLKTDKVDPLFTVPAPPPPISVSMPPQILPSYFPSSSSIAAPVEQLLVRTRSMGINTCEVGVVTEPECLGPCEPGTSVNLEGIVWHETEEGVLVVNVTWRNKTYVGTLLDCTKHDWAPPRFCESPTSDFEMRASRGRGKRARSVASAPMNEASFTESRGMQSKNRGGANGKGRRGSLNTSGRRTPPNCTMEDVKTSPSPITKRKNKPPMELDLNSSSEDTKSGKRVRTNSRSTPTTPQGKPETTFVDQGCSSPVLIDCPHPNCSKKYKHINGLRYHQAHAHLDPENKLEFEPDIEDKMSDCEEALSNVAIGVESAEPGSGSLLSGSGLSYDPMKAPPSPITSTPGTPKGRKDLANAAQSPIVNSKSGKNASKRKGLHNDLNNLPVISNMTAALESCSVPDGGSASEMPKLEVEGVIDKKNMGDKEKGKKSNNGKVDKTLSKPKTTRPIAPAPPPPQLIAIPTATFTTTTAGTIPGLPSLTTTVVQATPKSPPLKPIQPKPTIMGEPSVVNPALSSLKDKKKKEKRKLKDKEGKETVSPKMDSKLGKPEDLKASAKELTAHFLKEHLNKNEVLVNGLCDSQESRMASIKAEADKVYTFTDNAPSPSIGSACRLECSSLVNGQSPMTPLHVLTQNGGDGTATKTNSPAYSDISDAADDGGSDSRSEGARSKTNSPADTISSKETIVKTHSSASSQPAQSKETHSPFYHGYEPYYSPNYMHPSQVSNATTGNPSSVQNIKVKKEADEDAEKKEKVEVLDVKKSDTSAVNVQAQHQSVITQRHPALAQSLYYGQYAYGLCYVDQKSIMTNPSYRQQYEKFYEEQRFAEQKLQQLSRDNERKGEGQQKDLGKDELKQKNIPTATISKAPSTPEPNKSSTKAKDPFLLSDSSKPGIANKADELGKSHIQPLQQQQQLTMDGFKAKQMENHQLIKEAVEMKSVMDSMKQTGVDPTIRFKQEPDSRPWPHYVYQPKYMEQQKMDDFEREKKQKEDSPIKASSKEGNGSNIPMGVTNIKEEPKDAKRAESQSLSLEEHKNKTDDRKTPVIAKESRGARVAVSSPMNQHQSYIQYLHAYNPYSQMYDPAYRAVSPVLMHSYPGAYLSPGFHYPVYGKMSSREETEKSSTSPNVNTKPAAESKALDLLQQHANQYRSKSPGPAEKAAPEREREAERERERHSPFAQRHVHTHHHTHVGMGYPLIPGQYDPYQGLASAAIVAGQQVAAQASASAIFPAQRR
- the znf608 gene encoding zinc finger protein 608 isoform X1, encoding MSVNSSIATSKGVDSNAVDTYDSGDDWEIGVGNLIIDLDADLEKDRQKLEMNNSSSSSGGIAAPGSGSSSSSSKDCGASVTAASALSESLKFTSSSVQPPPGNPHKETGKSKVKRSKTSKDANKSLSSAALYGIPEISSAGKRQEVQGRPGEVSGMNSALGQTVSSSSSNSSSGSAGCNNNNNNINNNTALGNCTKNKEEKAGKGTGRGGSKRDKEAARSRKDGNKQEVGVHPGQHPMSAPVTPAAHLFNFGAKSGGSSLQCCGEPPARIQDIKTTLESGILSNPVVLKKDDEEHDEESVRPIKKLKTDKVDPLFTVPAPPPPISVSMPPQILPSYFPSSSSIAAPVEQLLVRTRSMGINTCEVGVVTEPECLGPCEPGTSVNLEGIVWHETEEGVLVVNVTWRNKTYVGTLLDCTKHDWAPPRFCESPTSDFEMRASRGRGKRARSVASAPMNEASFTESRGMQSKNRGGANGKGRRGSLNTSGRRTPPNCTMEDVKTSPSPITKRKNKPPMELDLNSSSEDTKSGKRVRTNSRSTPTTPQGKPETTFVDQGCSSPVLIDCPHPNCSKKYKHINGLRYHQAHAHLDPENKLEFEPDIEDKMSDCEEALSNVAIGVESAEPGSGSLLSGSGLSYDPMKAPPSPITSTPGTPKGRKDLANAAQSPIVNSKSGKNASKRKGLHNDLNNLPVISNMTAALESCSVPDGGSASEMPKLEVEGVIDKKNMGDKEKGKKSNNGKVDKTLSKPKTTRPIAPAPPPPQLIAIPTATFTTTTAGTIPGLPSLTTTVVQATPKSPPLKPIQPKPTIMGEPSVVNPALSSLKDKKKKEKRKLKDKEGKETVSPKMDSKLGKPEDLKASAKELTAHFLKEHLNKNEVLVNGLCDSQESRMASIKAEADKVYTFTDNAPSPSIGSACRLECSSLVNGQSPMTPLHVLTQNGGDGTATKTNSPAYSDISDAADDGGSDSRSEGARSKTNSPADTISSKETIVKTHSSASSQPAQSKETHSPFYHGYEPYYSPNYMHPSQVSNATTGNPSSVQNIKVKKEADEDAEKKEKVEVLDVKKSDTSAVNVQAQHQSVITQRHPALAQSLYYGQYAYGLCYVDQKSIMTNPSYRQQYEKFYEEQRFAEQKLQQLSRDNERKGEGQQKDLGKDELKQKNIPTATISKAPSTPEPNKSSTKAKDPFLLSDSSKPGIANKADELGKSHIQPLQQQQQLTMDGFKAKQMENHQLIKEAVEMKSVMDSMKQTGVDPTIRFKQEPDSRPWPHYVYQPKYMEQQKMDDFEREKKQKEDSPIKASSKEGNGSNIPMGVTNIKEEPKDAKRAESQSLSLEEHKNKTDDRKTPVIAKESRGARVAVSSPMNQHQSYIQYLHAYNPYSQMYDPAYRAVSPVLMHSYPGAYLSPGFHYPVYGKMSSREETEKSSTSPNVNTKPAAESKALDLLQQHANQYRSKSPGPAEKAAPEREREAERERERHSPFAQRHVHTHHHTHVGMGYPLIPGQYDPYQGLASAAIVAGQQVAAQASASAIFPAQRRE